In the Salinirubrum litoreum genome, one interval contains:
- a CDS encoding SGNH/GDSL hydrolase family protein: MRLHVVGDSVPAGYGLDDPTDAAWPARLPGYVAELAPRDVTVDASTGRTLRDCADRLTSERLAEQFGTGGVDAETWSDDEERVVCVHAGHNDAQLSGGEPRVDESEFRETATELDARLAGSEIIDRHAFVGTVPLLSLDRPGTVPFGDEQPARGVAYDDLLAGAVAVHLRIVTGERDDTETDRRETAGELSTLDDWRDWTADGVHPGPAGHDFLARRVAGWLTG, encoded by the coding sequence ATGCGCCTGCACGTCGTCGGTGACAGCGTTCCGGCGGGCTACGGACTGGACGACCCGACCGACGCGGCGTGGCCCGCGCGTCTTCCGGGATACGTCGCGGAACTCGCACCGAGAGACGTGACGGTCGACGCCAGCACCGGCCGGACGCTTCGGGACTGTGCCGATCGACTCACGTCCGAGCGCCTCGCCGAACAGTTCGGGACCGGTGGTGTCGACGCAGAGACGTGGAGTGACGACGAGGAACGCGTCGTCTGCGTCCACGCCGGCCACAACGACGCCCAACTGTCGGGTGGCGAGCCACGCGTCGACGAGAGCGAGTTCCGGGAGACGGCGACCGAACTGGACGCCCGACTCGCCGGCAGCGAGATTATCGACCGTCACGCGTTCGTCGGGACGGTCCCACTCCTCTCGCTGGACCGTCCGGGCACCGTCCCGTTCGGCGACGAGCAACCGGCGCGTGGGGTGGCCTACGACGACCTGTTGGCCGGGGCTGTCGCTGTCCACCTGCGGATCGTCACAGGTGAACGAGACGATACCGAGACAGACCGGCGTGAGACCGCCGGAGAACTATCGACGCTCGACGACTGGCGCGACTGGACCGCAGACGGCGTCCACCCCGGCCCCGCCGGCCACGACTTCCTCGCCCGGCGTGTCGCCGGATGGCTGACCGGCTGA
- a CDS encoding pirin family protein — MTLDTDADSGAGTDAHLYKAPRTQITQNQGNFRTHFNFPGRNHPDHADHGYGPLATVVESFMDPDTLIRMHPHRDEEIVSWVPAGVMRHDDGEGNQLVTDADHLLVMNAGREFWHEERTLADDSPLRMLQIFVRPHSLGLEPQIQHGPLPASVPNEWRHLFGPEDAEVPFHVRNRVHCHDVHLDAGATVDLPTKPDWDTYFYVFEGTVEAGGTQFTETESGLFVGADGSSSSVGDADLSLTAETDAIVVAFRIDPDAPVTRQGTIGR, encoded by the coding sequence GTGACCCTCGACACAGATGCCGATTCCGGTGCAGGCACCGACGCCCATCTCTACAAAGCCCCCCGAACCCAGATCACACAGAACCAGGGCAACTTCCGGACGCACTTCAACTTCCCCGGCCGGAACCACCCGGATCACGCTGATCACGGCTACGGCCCACTCGCCACCGTAGTCGAGTCGTTCATGGACCCGGACACACTGATCCGGATGCACCCCCACCGCGACGAGGAGATCGTTTCGTGGGTCCCGGCGGGCGTGATGCGCCACGACGACGGCGAGGGAAACCAACTCGTCACCGACGCCGATCACCTGCTGGTGATGAACGCCGGCCGGGAGTTCTGGCACGAGGAGCGCACCCTCGCCGACGATTCACCGCTCCGGATGCTGCAGATATTCGTCAGACCGCACAGCCTCGGTCTCGAACCCCAGATTCAGCACGGACCGCTCCCCGCGTCCGTCCCGAACGAGTGGCGACACCTGTTCGGCCCCGAGGACGCCGAGGTGCCGTTCCACGTCCGGAATCGCGTCCACTGTCACGACGTTCACCTCGACGCTGGAGCGACGGTCGATCTGCCGACGAAACCGGACTGGGACACCTACTTCTACGTCTTCGAGGGCACAGTCGAGGCTGGCGGGACGCAGTTTACGGAAACCGAGAGTGGCCTGTTCGTCGGTGCCGACGGTTCGTCGTCGTCGGTCGGCGACGCCGACCTCTCACTCACTGCAGAGACGGACGCCATCGTCGTCGCGTTCCGCATCGACCCCGACGCGCCCGTGACGAGACAGGGCACCATCGGTCGCTGA
- a CDS encoding HpcH/HpaI aldolase family protein has translation MRTENALRRKLEAGETVLGASCATFSPTVIETMGHLGLDYVWLDLEHSGPSPSDSTALEELTRAGEAADVDLLVRLPAPDPPLIRKVLDAGVRTILLPRIETAEQLRRGVRAAYFSYDGDVGDRGVGVGRSAEWVGYGDEFVAGEDSEVLVGTMIENQRAVENIEEILSVPQLGFTFVGPADLSMSLSAGDPTADTDEAVRAAIDRAVAACLEADVPVGRIRNGVEEARTAIDAGYQIVRIGGDVSSIHATVGGRLSELQEE, from the coding sequence ATGAGAACCGAGAACGCCCTCCGCCGGAAACTCGAAGCGGGCGAGACGGTGCTGGGTGCGAGTTGTGCGACCTTCTCCCCGACCGTGATCGAGACGATGGGCCACCTCGGACTGGACTACGTCTGGCTCGATCTGGAACACTCGGGACCGAGTCCGTCCGACAGCACCGCACTCGAAGAGCTGACACGGGCGGGCGAAGCCGCCGACGTCGACCTCCTCGTGCGCCTGCCGGCACCCGACCCGCCGCTGATTCGGAAGGTGTTGGACGCCGGGGTGCGGACGATCCTCCTCCCACGCATCGAGACCGCCGAGCAACTGCGCCGAGGTGTGCGGGCGGCCTACTTCTCGTACGACGGCGACGTGGGGGACCGTGGCGTCGGCGTCGGTCGGTCGGCCGAGTGGGTCGGCTACGGCGACGAGTTCGTGGCCGGCGAGGACAGCGAGGTGTTGGTCGGGACGATGATCGAGAACCAGCGGGCGGTCGAGAACATCGAAGAGATCCTCTCGGTGCCGCAGTTGGGTTTCACGTTCGTCGGCCCGGCCGATCTGTCGATGTCGCTGTCGGCCGGCGACCCGACCGCGGACACCGACGAGGCGGTGCGGGCCGCGATAGACCGGGCGGTGGCTGCGTGTCTGGAGGCCGACGTGCCTGTCGGTCGGATTCGGAACGGTGTCGAGGAGGCACGGACTGCGATAGACGCCGGCTATCAGATCGTCAGAATCGGCGGGGACGTGTCGTCGATCCACGCGACGGTCGGGGGTCGGCTGTCGGAACTGCAAGAGGAGTAG
- a CDS encoding class I SAM-dependent methyltransferase produces the protein MKRSEVRRAWDSVSETYASSRDPTGSDAALLDDLLAELTDSGIDDPRVLDVGCGDGARTLANLPAGSIGLDFSRAGLDLARETVPDARLLQADMLDIPLRAASVDAITAYHAVFHVSRDDHPTVYREFARVLRPGGRLLLTLPGGRFETVRRGWMGGEMFFSAPGRQATLDQLRDAGFENLRTETVSDPLGSSAEFVFATRADAQEAGDTDTAGR, from the coding sequence ATGAAGCGATCCGAGGTCCGGCGAGCGTGGGACAGCGTCTCCGAGACCTACGCCAGCAGCCGAGACCCGACCGGCTCCGACGCCGCCCTGCTCGACGACCTCCTCGCGGAACTCACCGACTCGGGCATCGACGACCCCCGAGTCCTCGACGTGGGCTGTGGCGACGGCGCGCGCACGCTGGCGAACCTGCCGGCCGGCAGCATCGGACTGGACTTCTCCCGCGCCGGACTGGACCTCGCCCGCGAGACGGTGCCCGACGCCAGACTCCTGCAGGCCGACATGCTCGACATCCCCCTCCGTGCGGCCAGCGTGGACGCGATCACGGCCTACCACGCCGTCTTCCACGTCTCGCGCGACGACCACCCAACAGTCTACCGCGAGTTCGCGCGCGTTCTCCGGCCCGGCGGCCGCCTGTTGCTGACGCTCCCCGGTGGTCGCTTCGAGACGGTCCGGCGCGGCTGGATGGGCGGGGAGATGTTCTTCTCCGCACCCGGCCGGCAGGCGACGCTCGACCAACTCCGGGATGCCGGCTTCGAGAATCTCCGAACCGAGACCGTGAGCGACCCCCTCGGCAGCAGCGCCGAGTTCGTCTTCGCCACTCGCGCCGACGCGCAGGAGGCAGGCGACACCGACACCGCCGGCCGATGA
- a CDS encoding NAD-dependent epimerase/dehydratase family protein, with protein sequence MDVFIVGGTGLISTGITRQLDDRGHDVTLFTRGETDPAVPVPVPDSDRFRGDRDDTERLSAAVRETAPDCVIDMVCFDADQAREAVDAVAPHCDRYVFCSTVDVYHRPVARNPVPESARRYPNVSDYGRNKASAEDVFFDAHEAGRLDVTILRPWNTYGEGGSLVHTFGLGTEYLARIRDGKPIVVHGDGTGLWGPCHRDDVAGAFVGAVETPEAAGRAYNVTSEETMAWNEYHRTVADALDAPDPELVHVPTDLLSEAVPDETGMLRDHFQYSTVFDNSRAKQVLDFEYSVAFETGVRRVVQWLDEHGEVASADAGPSDAVVEAWREASDAFLDGMGR encoded by the coding sequence ATGGACGTGTTCATCGTCGGCGGGACCGGACTCATCAGCACTGGCATCACGCGCCAACTCGACGACCGGGGGCACGACGTGACGCTGTTCACTCGCGGCGAGACCGATCCCGCGGTCCCGGTGCCGGTGCCGGACAGCGACCGATTTCGCGGCGACCGGGACGACACCGAGCGACTGTCGGCCGCAGTCCGCGAGACTGCCCCCGACTGCGTGATCGACATGGTCTGTTTCGACGCCGACCAGGCCCGCGAGGCAGTCGATGCGGTCGCACCGCACTGCGACCGGTACGTGTTCTGTAGCACGGTCGACGTCTATCACCGGCCGGTCGCCCGGAACCCGGTTCCGGAGTCGGCCCGCCGGTATCCGAACGTGAGCGACTACGGCCGGAACAAAGCGAGCGCAGAAGACGTGTTCTTCGACGCCCACGAGGCTGGTCGACTCGACGTGACGATCCTGCGTCCGTGGAACACCTACGGCGAAGGTGGCTCGCTCGTCCACACTTTCGGCCTCGGGACGGAGTATCTCGCCCGCATCCGGGACGGGAAGCCGATCGTCGTCCACGGCGACGGGACTGGCTTGTGGGGTCCGTGCCACCGCGACGACGTGGCCGGCGCGTTCGTCGGCGCGGTCGAGACCCCAGAGGCGGCGGGGCGGGCCTACAACGTCACCAGCGAGGAGACGATGGCGTGGAACGAGTACCACCGGACGGTGGCCGACGCGCTGGACGCGCCGGACCCCGAGTTGGTCCACGTGCCGACCGATCTGCTCTCCGAGGCGGTGCCGGACGAGACGGGGATGCTCCGCGATCACTTCCAGTACAGCACCGTCTTCGACAACAGTCGGGCGAAGCAGGTGCTGGATTTCGAGTACAGCGTGGCGTTCGAGACCGGCGTGCGTCGGGTCGTGCAGTGGTTGGACGAGCACGGCGAGGTGGCCTCTGCCGACGCCGGGCCGAGTGACGCAGTCGTCGAGGCGTGGCGAGAGGCGAGTGACGCGTTCCTGGACGGGATGGGTCGTTGA
- a CDS encoding class I SAM-dependent methyltransferase: MYSDDVRDEWADRSGEYSPAYYAYRGPDETSESVRAVLAEHLPSDAAVMELGCGPGRHLAHLHEAGFSNLSGLDVNDESFDVLAEEYPQLDEVGEFTCDTIESAVPGFADDRFDAVYSVETLQHIHPDEAWVFAEIARVAGEIVVTVENEGDGDPSDENASGDSTTEEDADDPPDDDPEVNYVREDIPLYYRDWASVFGDLGCEQLRAESRGRDTMRVFRTP, encoded by the coding sequence GTGTATTCAGACGACGTTCGGGACGAGTGGGCGGATCGATCCGGCGAGTACTCGCCGGCGTACTACGCCTACCGTGGCCCGGACGAGACGAGCGAGTCGGTGCGGGCGGTCCTCGCCGAGCACCTCCCGTCCGACGCCGCCGTGATGGAACTCGGCTGTGGTCCCGGCCGACACCTCGCGCACCTCCACGAGGCGGGCTTCTCGAACCTCTCGGGACTGGACGTGAACGACGAGTCGTTCGACGTACTCGCCGAGGAGTACCCCCAACTGGACGAAGTGGGGGAGTTCACCTGCGACACCATCGAGTCGGCGGTCCCCGGGTTCGCCGACGATCGGTTCGACGCGGTCTACTCGGTCGAGACGCTCCAGCACATCCACCCCGACGAGGCGTGGGTGTTCGCCGAGATCGCCCGGGTCGCGGGCGAGATCGTCGTCACCGTCGAGAACGAGGGCGACGGCGACCCGTCTGACGAGAACGCGTCGGGCGACTCGACGACTGAGGAGGATGCCGACGACCCACCCGACGACGACCCCGAGGTGAACTACGTCCGCGAGGACATCCCGCTGTACTACCGCGATTGGGCGTCCGTCTTCGGCGACCTCGGCTGTGAACAACTTCGAGCCGAGTCCCGTGGCCGTGACACGATGCGCGTCTTCCGAACGCCGTAG
- a CDS encoding cold-shock protein, translating into MANGKVDFFNDTGGYGFIATEDSDDDVFFHMEDVGGEDLTEGTEIEFDIEQAPKGPRATNVVRN; encoded by the coding sequence ATGGCAAACGGTAAGGTTGACTTCTTCAACGACACGGGCGGCTACGGTTTCATCGCAACTGAGGACTCTGACGACGACGTGTTCTTCCACATGGAAGACGTTGGCGGCGAGGACCTGACTGAGGGGACCGAGATCGAGTTCGACATCGAACAGGCCCCGAAGGGCCCGCGCGCGACGAACGTCGTTCGTAACTGA
- a CDS encoding hydroxyacid dehydrogenase: MTTEWEILLPTAIDPAGPESLVDIAHCTGMDEYASPEAALADVARYDAVIVRTARLDAEVIDRADRLRVIAKHGTGLDNVDVDAASGRGIVVCNTPDANTRSVAEHTLALLFGVRRHLHTADRHVRNGGWDRSAFTGRELADDTLGLLGFGNIARSVADLAQGVGMDVVVYDPYVSADAVPAEITLIDSVPDLCDRADAISLHVPLTDDTRHLVGRAELDRLGGDGVLVNTARGAVVDEDALVEALAEGMIAGAGLDTFESEPPGADHPLASRDDVLLTPHVGATTEQALVRMSQQAADNVRTVYEGGVPDSTVNREALEAGR, from the coding sequence ATGACCACAGAGTGGGAGATACTCCTCCCGACAGCTATCGACCCGGCGGGTCCCGAGTCGCTCGTCGACATCGCACACTGCACCGGGATGGACGAGTACGCGAGTCCCGAGGCGGCACTCGCGGACGTCGCTCGCTACGACGCCGTGATCGTCAGAACCGCCAGACTCGACGCCGAGGTGATCGACCGCGCCGACCGCCTCCGGGTGATCGCCAAACACGGCACCGGCCTCGACAACGTGGACGTCGACGCCGCCTCGGGCCGGGGCATCGTCGTCTGCAACACGCCCGACGCGAACACCCGGTCCGTCGCAGAACACACCCTCGCGCTCTTGTTCGGCGTCCGCCGACACCTCCACACCGCCGACCGGCACGTCCGGAACGGTGGCTGGGACCGGTCGGCGTTCACGGGTCGTGAACTCGCAGACGACACGCTCGGACTGCTCGGCTTCGGCAACATCGCCCGGTCGGTCGCCGACCTCGCGCAGGGCGTCGGCATGGACGTCGTCGTCTACGATCCCTACGTGTCCGCCGACGCGGTGCCCGCAGAGATCACGCTGATCGACAGCGTCCCGGACCTCTGTGACCGTGCGGACGCGATCAGCCTCCACGTTCCACTGACCGACGACACCCGCCATCTCGTCGGCCGTGCGGAACTCGACCGACTCGGCGGGGACGGTGTGCTCGTCAATACGGCGCGCGGGGCGGTCGTCGACGAGGACGCTCTCGTCGAGGCGCTCGCGGAGGGGATGATCGCCGGTGCCGGACTGGACACCTTCGAGTCGGAACCGCCGGGTGCCGACCACCCGCTTGCGAGTCGTGACGACGTGCTCCTGACGCCACACGTCGGCGCGACCACCGAGCAGGCGCTGGTCCGGATGAGCCAGCAGGCGGCCGACAACGTCCGGACGGTGTACGAGGGTGGGGTGCCGGACTCGACGGTGAACCGTGAGGCACTGGAGGCGGGGCGATGA